A window of Cryptosporangium minutisporangium contains these coding sequences:
- the treS gene encoding maltose alpha-D-glucosyltransferase, with protein MTISLPHPPRLRAHTLERTVEDAAAHPHTADGHLVEPQSESFKHARKMPLDPEWYKRAVFYEVLVRAFYDSSGDGTGDLAGLTAKLDYLAWLGVDCLWLPPFYDSPLRDGGYDIADFRAVLPEFGTVEDFVTLLDEAHKRGIRVITDLVMNHTSDQHLWFQESRRDPDGPYGDFYVWSDDDSKYADARIIFIDTESSNWTYDPVRGQFFWHRFFSHQPDLNFENPEVQDAMLDVLRFWLDLGIDGFRLDAVPYLFEEEGTNCENLPRTHEFLKRCRKVVEDEYPGRVLLAEANQWPADVVEYFGDPTVGGDECHMAFHFPLMPRIFMAVRRQSRFPISEILAQTPDIPEGAQWGIFLRNHDELTLEMVTDEERDYMYTEYAKDPRMRANVGIRRRLAPLLDNDRNQIELFTALLLSLPGSPVLYYGDEIGMGDNIWLGDRDGVRTPMQWTPDRNAGFSVCDPGRIYLPVIMDPIYGYQVTNVEAQLGASASLLHWTRRMIEIRQQHQAFPLGTFTDLGGSNPTVLAYVREYVGPDGEHDIVICVNNLSRFPQPVELDLGRFRGCTPVELTGRVHFPPIGELPYLLTLPGHGFYWFQLTPHDERG; from the coding sequence ATGACCATTTCCCTGCCTCACCCGCCGAGACTTCGCGCCCACACCCTGGAGCGCACCGTCGAGGACGCCGCTGCACACCCGCACACGGCCGACGGGCACCTCGTCGAACCCCAGTCCGAGAGCTTCAAGCACGCACGCAAGATGCCGCTCGATCCGGAGTGGTACAAGCGTGCGGTCTTCTACGAGGTCCTCGTCCGGGCGTTCTACGACTCCTCCGGTGACGGCACCGGAGACCTCGCCGGTCTGACCGCGAAGCTGGACTACCTCGCCTGGCTCGGCGTCGACTGCCTCTGGCTCCCGCCGTTCTACGATTCGCCGCTGCGCGACGGTGGTTACGACATCGCGGACTTCCGCGCGGTGCTGCCGGAGTTCGGCACCGTCGAGGACTTCGTGACGCTCCTGGACGAGGCGCACAAGCGTGGGATCCGGGTGATCACCGATCTGGTCATGAACCACACCTCCGACCAGCACCTTTGGTTCCAGGAATCGCGGCGGGACCCGGACGGGCCCTACGGCGACTTCTACGTGTGGAGCGACGACGACTCGAAGTACGCCGACGCGCGGATCATCTTCATCGACACCGAGTCGTCGAACTGGACCTACGATCCGGTGCGCGGCCAGTTCTTCTGGCACCGGTTCTTCAGCCACCAGCCCGACCTGAACTTCGAGAACCCGGAAGTCCAGGACGCGATGCTCGACGTCCTGCGGTTCTGGCTGGACCTCGGCATCGACGGTTTCCGCCTGGACGCCGTGCCCTACCTCTTCGAGGAGGAGGGCACCAACTGCGAGAACCTTCCGCGCACCCACGAGTTCCTCAAGCGGTGCCGGAAGGTCGTCGAGGACGAGTACCCGGGCCGGGTGCTGCTCGCCGAGGCCAACCAGTGGCCGGCCGACGTGGTCGAGTACTTCGGCGACCCCACCGTCGGCGGCGACGAGTGCCACATGGCGTTCCACTTCCCGCTGATGCCGCGCATCTTCATGGCGGTCCGCCGTCAGTCCCGGTTCCCGATCTCGGAGATCCTGGCCCAGACGCCGGACATCCCCGAGGGCGCGCAGTGGGGCATCTTCCTGCGGAACCACGACGAGCTGACGCTCGAGATGGTGACCGACGAAGAGCGCGACTACATGTACACGGAGTACGCCAAGGACCCGCGCATGCGCGCGAACGTCGGCATCCGCCGTCGCCTGGCGCCGTTGCTGGACAACGACCGGAACCAGATCGAGCTGTTCACCGCGCTGCTGCTGTCGCTGCCCGGCTCGCCGGTGCTGTACTACGGCGACGAGATCGGGATGGGCGACAACATCTGGCTCGGTGACCGGGACGGCGTCCGGACGCCGATGCAGTGGACGCCGGACCGCAACGCGGGCTTCTCCGTCTGCGACCCGGGCCGGATCTATCTGCCGGTGATCATGGACCCGATCTACGGCTACCAGGTCACCAACGTCGAGGCGCAGCTCGGGGCCAGCGCGTCGCTGCTGCACTGGACGCGCCGGATGATCGAGATCCGACAGCAGCACCAGGCGTTCCCGTTGGGGACCTTCACCGACCTCGGTGGATCAAATCCGACAGTGCTGGCCTACGTACGTGAATACGTCGGGCCAGATGGGGAACACGACATAGTGATATGCGTAAACAATCTGTCGCGGTTCCCCCAGCCGGTCGAACTCGACCTCGGGCGGTTCCGCGGCTGCACGCCGGTGGAACTCACCGGCCGGGTGCATTTCCCGCCGATCGGCGAGCTGCCGTATCTGCTGACGCTGCCCGGCCACGGTTTCTACTGGTTCCAGCTCACCCCGCACGACGAGCGCGGATAG
- a CDS encoding maltokinase N-terminal cap-like domain-containing protein, translating to MTTLVTHAEALTGLLASWLPRQRWFGDKQREIDDVQVVKADLWFDDFAAGGPRLEHVVVGVASGGRVERYQLLVGLRRELPERLDHARIGEVEHGLWAYDAAHDQDLTGQVRDLIAANADLDGVRFRHEPGAVIDTSLGSKPISAEQSNTSVVFGDEYIMKLFRKLDRGVSPDLELHRALRSVGSGHIADLYGAIEGELQNAPVTYGLVQRFFANCADGWSMATASVRDLINEPDMPLEELGSDFSTEACRLGQAVAAVHTDLVKALGTEVVPADRLDSVVAGMNARLDAVLRRVSGLAPFEPGIRRVFAEVARHGEPVIVQRIHGDLHLGQVLRTLTHWVLIDFEGEPARPLPERVAKMSPLRDVAGMLRSFDYAAHHLLVGNVEADEINAAADERVVEWADRNRAAFIEGYSKDGVTLADPEANPVLLRALELDKAVYEVAYEYDNRPGWVDIPLRSIARLAT from the coding sequence ATGACAACGTTGGTCACGCACGCCGAGGCCCTCACGGGCCTGCTCGCCTCGTGGCTGCCCAGACAGCGCTGGTTCGGAGACAAGCAGCGCGAGATCGACGACGTCCAGGTGGTCAAGGCCGACCTGTGGTTCGACGACTTCGCGGCCGGTGGCCCCCGCCTCGAACACGTGGTGGTGGGGGTCGCCTCCGGTGGACGGGTCGAGCGCTACCAGCTCCTGGTCGGCCTGCGCCGGGAGCTGCCCGAGCGGCTCGACCACGCCCGGATCGGCGAGGTGGAGCACGGCCTCTGGGCCTACGACGCCGCGCACGACCAGGACCTGACCGGCCAGGTTCGCGACCTGATCGCCGCGAACGCCGACCTGGACGGGGTGCGGTTCCGGCACGAGCCGGGTGCCGTGATCGACACCAGCCTGGGCAGCAAGCCGATCTCCGCCGAGCAGAGCAACACCTCGGTCGTTTTCGGCGACGAATACATCATGAAGCTGTTCCGGAAGCTCGACCGCGGCGTCAGCCCGGACCTCGAGCTGCACCGGGCGCTGCGGAGCGTCGGGAGCGGCCACATCGCCGACCTCTACGGCGCGATCGAAGGCGAGCTGCAGAATGCGCCGGTCACCTACGGGCTGGTGCAGCGCTTCTTCGCCAACTGCGCGGACGGCTGGTCGATGGCGACCGCGTCGGTGCGGGACCTGATCAACGAGCCCGACATGCCCCTCGAGGAGCTCGGCAGTGACTTCTCGACCGAGGCCTGCCGCCTCGGCCAAGCGGTCGCCGCGGTGCACACCGATCTGGTCAAGGCACTCGGCACCGAGGTGGTGCCTGCCGACCGCCTGGACAGCGTCGTCGCCGGGATGAACGCCCGGCTGGACGCGGTACTGCGACGGGTCAGCGGGCTGGCCCCGTTCGAGCCCGGCATCCGCCGGGTGTTCGCGGAGGTGGCCCGCCACGGCGAGCCGGTCATCGTCCAGCGGATCCACGGCGACCTGCACCTGGGCCAGGTGCTCCGGACGCTGACGCACTGGGTGCTGATCGACTTCGAGGGCGAGCCCGCCCGTCCGCTGCCCGAGCGGGTGGCCAAGATGTCGCCGCTGCGGGACGTCGCCGGCATGCTCCGCTCGTTCGACTACGCCGCGCACCATCTGCTGGTCGGCAACGTCGAGGCCGACGAGATCAACGCGGCGGCCGACGAACGCGTCGTCGAGTGGGCGGACCGCAACCGGGCCGCGTTCATCGAGGGGTACTCCAAGGACGGCGTGACGCTCGCCGACCCGGAGGCCAACCCGGTCCTGCTCCGCGCGCTGGAGCTGGACAAGGCCGTCTATGAGGTGGCCTACGAGTACGACAACCGACCGGGCTGGGTGGACATCCCGCTGCGGTCGATCGCCCGCCTCGCTACCTGA